From Pararhodobacter zhoushanensis, the proteins below share one genomic window:
- a CDS encoding ABC transporter permease, with amino-acid sequence MTKAVSPLGEAWGQFLRNKPAVGGLVLLIAIVGFVLYGYFLFDADPYRIVWGPLAAPGDQEGIPLGTDFLGRDIFVLLLKGGGPTMAVGLAAALLTVVIGIAMGALAGYFGGWVDDLLMRVTEFFQVLPALLFAMVLVTLFAPSLVTISFAIGIVSWPGTARLTRAEFLRIRELEYVTAARSIGAGNSRIIWKVILPNALPPLIVSAALTVGVAILFEAGLSFLGLGDPNTISWGLMIGQNRNFLLEAWWPVAIPGVAIFLTVFAVSLVGDGLNDAFNPKLRSR; translated from the coding sequence ATGACCAAAGCCGTCAGCCCCTTGGGCGAAGCCTGGGGCCAGTTCCTGCGCAACAAACCTGCCGTCGGCGGTCTGGTGCTGCTGATCGCCATCGTGGGCTTCGTGCTCTATGGCTATTTCCTGTTTGACGCCGATCCCTACCGCATCGTCTGGGGTCCGCTGGCCGCCCCCGGCGACCAGGAAGGCATACCGCTGGGCACCGATTTTCTGGGCCGCGACATCTTCGTGCTGTTGCTCAAGGGGGGCGGACCGACCATGGCGGTCGGGCTGGCCGCTGCGCTGCTGACCGTGGTGATCGGCATCGCCATGGGTGCGCTGGCCGGGTATTTCGGCGGCTGGGTCGATGACCTGCTGATGCGCGTGACCGAGTTCTTTCAGGTGCTGCCCGCCCTTTTGTTCGCCATGGTGCTGGTGACGCTGTTCGCGCCCTCCCTGGTGACGATCTCTTTCGCCATCGGTATCGTCAGCTGGCCCGGCACCGCCCGCCTGACCCGCGCCGAATTCCTGCGCATCCGCGAGCTGGAATACGTCACCGCCGCGCGCTCGATCGGGGCGGGGAACAGCCGTATCATCTGGAAAGTGATCCTGCCCAACGCCCTGCCGCCGCTGATCGTGTCCGCCGCGCTGACCGTGGGTGTGGCGATCCTGTTCGAGGCCGGGCTGTCCTTTCTGGGCCTTGGCGATCCCAACACGATCAGCTGGGGCCTGATGATTGGCCAGAACCGCAACTTTCTGCTCGAAGCCTGGTGGCCCGTGGCGATCCCTGGCGTGGCGATCTTTCTGACTGTCTTTGCCGTGTCGCTGGTTGGCGACGGGCTGAACGATGCCTTCAACCCGAAACTGAGGTCGCGATGA
- a CDS encoding ABC transporter permease, which produces MAMMRYILQRLLYGLILMLGVVVLNFFLIHAAPGDAAEVIAGEMGGTTEEMMAQIRAHYGLDQPILIQLWIYLKQIAMGDLGTSYHFNRPVTELILQRLGPTIMLALSAQLIAMLLGVVLGVLSSRKPQGFLSGFVSVFSTVGYAAPVFWTGLMLVILFAVWIPLFPVEGYVSARFRGTGLAYALNVAWHLVLPATTLGILFLAQYARLSRTAMIEVLGADYIRTARAKGLGEGKVTFNHALRNAVLPILTIAGLQFGNLISGALLVETVFNWPGMGRLAFDSVLRRDYPTLLGVLFFASAVVVLANLLTDLSYRFADPRIRTGGR; this is translated from the coding sequence ATGGCAATGATGCGCTATATTCTTCAGCGGCTGCTCTACGGGCTGATCCTGATGCTTGGGGTGGTCGTCCTGAACTTCTTTCTGATCCACGCCGCCCCCGGCGACGCTGCCGAAGTGATCGCCGGTGAAATGGGCGGCACCACCGAAGAGATGATGGCCCAGATCCGGGCGCATTACGGGCTGGATCAACCGATCCTGATACAGCTGTGGATCTACCTCAAGCAGATCGCCATGGGCGATCTGGGCACCTCGTACCACTTCAACCGCCCGGTGACCGAGCTGATCCTGCAGCGCCTTGGCCCCACCATCATGCTGGCGCTCAGCGCGCAGCTGATCGCGATGCTGCTGGGCGTGGTGCTGGGGGTGCTGTCGTCGCGCAAGCCGCAGGGGTTCCTGTCGGGCTTTGTGTCGGTGTTCTCGACCGTGGGCTATGCCGCGCCGGTGTTCTGGACCGGGTTGATGCTGGTCATCCTGTTCGCCGTCTGGATCCCGCTGTTCCCCGTCGAAGGCTATGTCAGCGCGCGGTTCCGCGGCACGGGGCTGGCCTATGCGCTCAACGTCGCGTGGCATCTGGTGCTGCCTGCCACCACGCTGGGCATTCTGTTTCTGGCGCAATACGCCCGCCTGTCGCGTACCGCGATGATCGAGGTGCTGGGCGCCGACTATATCCGCACTGCCCGTGCCAAGGGGCTGGGCGAGGGCAAGGTCACCTTCAACCACGCGCTGCGCAACGCCGTCCTGCCGATCCTGACCATCGCCGGGCTGCAGTTTGGCAACCTGATCTCGGGCGCGCTGCTGGTGGAAACGGTGTTCAACTGGCCCGGCATGGGGCGGCTGGCCTTCGATTCCGTACTCAGGCGCGATTATCCGACGCTGCTGGGCGTGCTGTTCTTTGCCTCGGCGGTTGTTGTGCTGGCAAACCTGCTCACCGATCTGAGCTATCGCTTTGCCGATCCCCGCATTCGGACCGGAGGGCGCTAA
- a CDS encoding ABC transporter substrate-binding protein translates to MRLTRRTFVGTSASLMALGLGPVSAQERRGGQLVIVSGENPRHLNPAVQSGLATAIPGTQIFASPLRVDENWDLHPYLAESWELAEDGLSLTLNLVPNATFHDGMPVTSEDVAFSIMTIKANHPFQTMFGPVEAVETPDATTAIIRLSQTHPALLLALTGALCPILPKHVYDDGQEMPTHPANNAPIGSGPFKLAEYRPGEQITLQRFDDFFIEGRPYLDEIVIRIVRDASSVTLSLESGEADAGMITDSTAISRLSATDGLMVTPRGFEGIGPIQWLAFNTRVAPLDDMRVRQAIAYAMDRDFILNALMRGVAASQKGPIIESSPFFNPDMPGYTLDLDRANALLDEAGHPRGADGTRFTLTMETIPGRDAATGNIPEYLRSQLREVGINVELRASPDFPTWAGRLASGEFMMSMDIVFNWGDPVIGVHRTYLSTNIRPVIWSNTQGYANPEVDSLLEQAGRETNLEARKALYGQFQDIVGEELPVYWINALPYHNVFDDRIGNPPLSIWGMMQAMDEVYWTEDR, encoded by the coding sequence ATGCGTCTGACTCGGAGAACCTTCGTCGGCACCAGCGCCTCGCTGATGGCGCTCGGCCTTGGGCCGGTCTCGGCCCAAGAGCGGCGGGGCGGTCAATTGGTGATCGTCAGCGGCGAAAACCCGCGCCACCTGAACCCTGCCGTGCAATCGGGTCTGGCAACGGCCATTCCCGGTACACAGATTTTCGCCTCGCCTCTGCGGGTCGATGAGAACTGGGATCTGCACCCCTATCTGGCCGAAAGCTGGGAACTGGCCGAGGATGGGCTGAGCCTGACGCTGAACCTTGTGCCCAACGCCACGTTCCACGACGGCATGCCCGTCACGTCCGAGGACGTCGCCTTTTCGATCATGACGATCAAGGCGAACCACCCGTTCCAGACCATGTTCGGCCCGGTCGAGGCCGTCGAGACCCCAGACGCCACAACCGCGATCATCCGCCTGTCGCAAACCCACCCGGCCCTGCTGCTGGCGCTGACCGGGGCGCTGTGCCCGATCCTGCCCAAGCACGTTTATGATGACGGCCAAGAGATGCCGACGCACCCGGCGAACAACGCGCCCATCGGCTCGGGCCCGTTCAAGCTGGCCGAGTATCGCCCGGGCGAGCAGATCACCCTGCAACGCTTTGACGATTTCTTCATCGAAGGTCGCCCCTATCTGGACGAGATCGTCATCCGCATCGTGCGCGACGCCTCGTCGGTCACGCTGTCGCTGGAATCCGGTGAGGCTGACGCCGGGATGATCACCGACTCGACCGCGATCTCGCGCTTGTCGGCGACCGATGGTCTGATGGTCACCCCGCGCGGGTTCGAGGGGATCGGCCCGATCCAGTGGCTGGCCTTCAACACCCGCGTCGCGCCGCTGGACGACATGCGCGTGCGTCAGGCGATTGCCTATGCGATGGACCGCGACTTTATCCTGAACGCGCTGATGCGCGGCGTGGCCGCCAGCCAGAAGGGGCCGATCATCGAATCGAGCCCGTTCTTCAACCCTGACATGCCCGGCTACACTCTTGATCTGGATCGCGCCAACGCGCTGCTGGACGAGGCCGGGCACCCGCGCGGTGCCGATGGCACGCGCTTTACCCTGACGATGGAGACCATCCCGGGCCGCGACGCCGCCACCGGCAACATCCCCGAATATCTGCGCTCGCAGCTGCGCGAAGTGGGGATCAACGTCGAACTGCGCGCCTCGCCTGACTTCCCGACATGGGCGGGTCGACTGGCCTCGGGCGAGTTCATGATGTCGATGGATATCGTGTTCAACTGGGGCGATCCGGTGATCGGGGTGCACCGCACCTATCTGAGCACCAACATCCGCCCGGTGATCTGGTCCAACACCCAAGGCTATGCCAACCCCGAGGTCGACTCGCTGCTGGAACAAGCCGGCCGCGAGACCAACCTTGAGGCGCGCAAAGCCCTTTACGGTCAGTTTCAGGATATCGTCGGCGAAGAGCTGCCGGTCTACTGGATCAACGCGCTGCCCTATCACAACGTGTTCGACGACCGCATCGGCAACCCGCCGCTGTCCATCTGGGGCATGATGCAGGCCATGGACGAGGTCTACTGGACCGAAGACCGTTGA